The Zygosaccharomyces rouxii strain CBS732 chromosome A complete sequence genome window below encodes:
- the RAD28 gene encoding Rad28p (similar to uniprot|Q12021 Saccharomyces cerevisiae YDR030C RAD28 Protein involved in transcription-coupled repair nucleotide excision repair of UV-induced DNA lesions homolog of human CSA protein) gives MNTCLLKYQLNSIGSNYLNHLSVQHEFEKMVESESPRKYQYSKSKIGGTSCLQIDPNTGKFLLACGNDGSLGIWSLDDRCQDDELYCKRIKFSARTGSNDEPIAIPTNKNAQMVHSFETRKNRFRLYRQSSSPLAPAQSQSRPGHRYGIRSCQWFKLDNGMFFTGSNDLSVQLWDTNSLEAVHSVDVGHRVNQIDTTDHCIVVATEDGYPRLIDLRNPTGITHLGSGTMPHEMLTVHCNPQKTHIVATGDSNGSIKLWDLRKRNQLLMEVYHDTPRKRAHLSYCQDLAWNSNGSQLASVGADGRIYIWSPFNQSHRASQVGPHDLPRTRHLRRTSQRLLWSENYILCNTDYGEIQLLDPVHKKLWTKIEDPEPTSSTSSTTQFSGMALQDKLSNGMGLRLYLSTGNSIYEHTS, from the coding sequence ATGAATACTTGTCTTCTCAAATATCAGTTGAACAGTATTGGTAGTAATTATTTGAATCACTTGTCAGTTCAACATgagtttgaaaaaatggTTGAAAGCGAATCACCAAGAAAATACCAATATTCCAAGtcaaaaattggtggtACTAGCTGTTTACaaattgatccaaatacGGGTAAATTTCTATTAGCTTGTGGTAATGATGGTTCACTTGGTATTTGGTCATTAGACGATAGATGTCAAGACGATGAGTTGTACTGTAAGAGGATTAAATTTAGTGCCAGAACTGGCAGCAATGATGAGCCGATAGCGATACCAACCAATAAAAATGCTCAGATGGTTCATAGTTTTGAAACCAGGAAAAACAGATTTAGACTATATCGACAATCCTCTTCACCATTAGCGCCCGCGCAATCGCAATCACGTCCTGGCCATCGGTACGGTATAAGATCATGTCAGTGGTTTAAACTGGATAATGGTATGTTTTTCACTGGTTCTAACGACTTGAGCGTACAACTGTGGGATACAAATAGTTTGGAGGCTGTCCATTCGGTGGATGTTGGTCATAGGGTTAACCAAATTGATACAACTGATCATTGCATTGTAGTAGCTACGGAAGATGGCTATCCAAGACTCATCGACTTAAGAAATCCAACAGGAATTACACATTTAGGTTCAGGTACCATGCCGCACGAGATGCTTACGGTCCACTGTAACCCACAAAAGACCCACATTGTAGCTACGGGTGATTCTAATGGTAGTATTAAACTTTGGGATTtgaggaaaagaaatcagTTGTTAATGGAAGTATACCACGATACTCCAAGGAAAAGAGCTCATCTAAGCTATTGTCAAGATTTAGCGTGGAATTCCAATGGTTCTCAATTGGCATCAGTTGGTGCTGACGGTCGTATCTATATTTGGTCACCATTTAACCAATCACATCGTGCATCACAAGTGGGTCCCCACGATTTACCACGTACCAGACATTTAAGACGTACTTCTCAAAGATTGCTCTGGTCCGAAAACTATATCTTGTGTAATACGGATTACGGTGAAATTCAACTCTTAGACCCTGTTCACAAAAAACTCTGGACTAAGATTGAAGACCCTGAACCAACTTCATCGACCTCGTCGACAACCCAGTTCTCGGGAATGGCTCTACAAGATAAACTATCTAATGGTATGGGGCTAAGGCTCTATTTAAGTACAGGTAACTCTATATACGAACACACATCATAA
- the REG1 gene encoding protein phosphatase regulator REG1 (weakly similar to uniprot|Q00816 Saccharomyces cerevisiae YDR028C REG1 Regulatory subunit of type 1 protein phosphatase Glc7p involved in negative regulation of glucose-repressible genes involved in RNA processing) gives MGDNLAAFFADRVSQSQTTPVKSYSAPTTPISGDPLDGGLKKLGKTNGNGQDDMGPTVSMAVHANDDDSFHKSTFNLKRTRSMGLLDEYIDPTRKLLGRNDNENHRINHGSKNIPLNETTVRARQVGEDEDEDQADDEGAEDNDVEDEDIDEDEYFDDNRNGRRVERTESEWDDANRSMSVSPPPADDASILLPQDDNDLMREPERHVDYLSHEWNESDISNSWKYIILKKKKKSSIDQVNAARLENASWRTWAKARNHLRTVSPEIVNWSKDSDVTWLYGPIVRESDNHDKDVEMGYGSDDETSKRMSTPRKKQKDSHAPKPILKKRTVQEILKDNSLWKLSEARKHKHEGRHSTSAADTSDIMYEPHDAYDDYDALAAKVNAQYYGPKKTNSGAEFNSGDGHNKSVDGSSDKPTHTTTTGSSETVPQAEDPLASSVGGEGSNDKALKTILTSSNNDGTGSKSRPGRDRHIHFNDRVEQCMAIADPDFDSDFIDNESDQGDEDADSYGSTSIIGDRSGETLAQAANFGRTSGDSATSSSDDGDADEDDEDNSGLFISPAMPRRTDSATHSPITDNSSTGSMKNSKLSLNPIIKLLPATTLNHGSDDEASDDSDYNGYGSSVSHNVNTYRGYDYMYDYNSVYTGDTSSFLPVENCDVVDVPEGIGLHSAIAGDNASTYEFNHAALSDLDHEVQADEQQHKIHEQPQAATQQEPNTPSLLNNDFDNSGFDSDEQFIEDSQYHSSDDDEDEEEDLGLKRAVSMGRSSSSSSLKDLSNPQPLNTINPQSRTCSFISGKPLNYAPSLPEDNSNFIDVNDNYDNGNHKNFDTTSNSDDDNSKFDNKNSVISSDGDNQRQKSSHMPLKRAPSSPFIFNSESEDEDEDDEADEEDDHNIISCSPKGPNLQHHQEIGDSPKFSLQSHSKTAPPQSSVILPTSGKSATASGPQLSDLSKSIRIKNSLSPAEVGASDVAITGSFSPVNESIKSVVTNEGIIGRGASSPFTNNQNTHNNNEIRDVNRNLQDCHIDENRSNGVGEQRDSSESVQKMMQNAREIANKYLHSWRKGDGNSQGTKSDNKNSGTD, from the coding sequence ATGGGAGATAATTTAGCAGCCTTCTTTGCTGATCGTGTTTCTCAGTCACAAACTACGCCTGTAAAATCTTATAGTGCTCCTACTACACCTATATCTGGTGACCCTCTGGACGGTGGTTTGAAAAAACTGGGGAAAACAAATGGGAATGGACAAGATGACATGGGACCAACTGTTTCTATGGCAGTTCACGCTAATGATGACGATTCTTTCCACAAATCTACTTTTAATTTAAAGAGAACTAGATCTATGGGATTATTAGATGAGTATATTGACCCCACTAGAAAATTACTAGGAAgaaatgataatgaaaatcATCGTATTAACCATGGCAGCAAAAATATTCCTCTGAATGAAACTACTGTTCGTGCACGTCaagttggtgaagatgaagacgaagatcaagctgatgatgaaggaGCGGAAGATAATGACgtagaagatgaagatattgatgaggatgaatATTTTGACGACAATAGGAACGGTAGGAGGGTGGAAAGGACCGAAAGTGAATGGGACGATGCTAATAGATCGATGTCAGTCTCTCCCCCACCTGCAGATGATGCTAGTATCTTGTTACCACAAGATGATAACGATTTGATGAGAGAACCTGAAAGACATGTTGATTATTTGTCACACGAGTGGAATGAATCGGatatttccaattcttggaaatacatcattttgaagaaaaagaagaaatcatctATTGATCAAGTTAATGCGGCAAGATTAGAGAATGCATCTTGGAGAACCTGGGCAAAGGCAAGAAATCATTTAAGGACCGTTTCACCAGAAATTGTTAATTGGTCGAAGGATTCTGATGTTACCTGGTTGTACGGTCCAATTGTCAGGGAAAGTGATAATCACGATAAAGATGTTGAAATGGGGTATGGTTCGGACGACGAAACTTCAAAGAGGATGAGTACGCCAAGAAAGAAACAGAAGGATTCTCATGCTCCTAAaccaattttgaagaagagaactgtacaagaaattttaaaggATAATTCCCTTTGGAAACTAAGTGAAGCTAGAAAGCACAAACATGAAGGTAGACATTCTACTTCGGCAGCAGATACTAGTGATATCATGTACGAGCCACACGATGCTTACGATGATTACGATGCATTGGCAGCTAAAGTAAATGCTCAGTACTATGGTCCTAAGAAAACAAATTCTGGTGCTGAATTTAATAGTGGTGATGGTCATAATAAAAGTGTTGATGGTAGCAGTGACAAACCTACCCACACTACTACAACAGGTAGTAGTGAAACAGTACCGCAGGCGGAGGATCCGTTAGCATCTTCTGTTGGAGGTGAGGGTTCAAACGACAAGGCTTTAAAGACGATCTTAACGTCTTCAAATAATGATGGGACTGGTTCCAAATCAAGGCCTGGTAGGGACAGACATATCCATTTCAATGATCGTGTAGAACAATGTATGGCGATAGCAGATCCAGATTTTGATAGCGATTTTATTGATAATGAATCGGATCAAGGTGATGAGGATGCTGATTCATATGGTTCAACAAGCATTATTGGTGACCGTAGTGGTGAAACCTTAGCACAAGCGGCAAATTTTGGTAGAACCAGCGGAGATTCAGCtacttcatcttctgatgATGGAGATGCggatgaagacgatgagGATAATTCAGGATTATTTATTAGTCCAGCAATGCCACGTAGAACTGACTCAGCTACACATTCTCCAATTACAGATAATTCATCTACGGGTTctatgaaaaattcaaaactttCCTTAAATCCGATTATTAAACTGCTACCAGCAACTACATTAAATCACGGATCTGACGATGAAGCTTCTGATGACAGCGATTATAATGGCTATGGTAGTTCTGTTTCCCATAACGTTAACACATATCGGGGTTACGATTACATGTATGATTACAACTCCGTGTACACGGGAGATACTTCAAGTTTCTTACCCGTGGAAAATTgtgatgttgttgatgttcCTGAAGGTATTGGCCTTCACAGTGCGATTGCTGGTGACAACGCGTCTACTTATGAATTCAACCATGCTGCCTTATCAGACTTAGATCACGAAGTGCAGGCTGATGAGCAACAACATAAAATTCACGAACAACCACAAGCAGCAACACAACAAGAACCGAACACTCCTTCCTTATTAAACAatgattttgataattctgGATTTGATAGTGACGAACAATTCATAGAAGATAGTCAGTATCATAGTagtgatgacgatgaagatgaagaagaagatttgggaTTAAAAAGAGCTGTATCAATGGGTAGAAGTAGTAGTTCTAGTTCGCTAAAAGATTTATCAAATCCACAACCGTTAAACACAATCAACCCACAATCAAGAACTTGTAGTTTCATCTCAGGTAAACCACTAAACTATGCACCATCTTTACCAGAGGAtaattctaatttcatcgatGTTAATGACAATTACGACAACGGTAATCATAAAAACTTTGACACCACGAGTAATAGTGATGACGATAATAGTAAATTCGATAACAAGAACAGTGTTATTAGTAGTGATGGAGATAATCAAAGACAGAAAAGTTCTCACATGCCCCTAAAGCGAGCtccatcttcaccatttaTCTTCAACTCGgaaagtgaagatgaagatgaagacgatgaggcagatgaagaagacgatCATAATATTATAAGTTGTAGTCCTAAAGGTCCCAATCTTCAACATCACcaagaaattggtgattcaccaaaattctCACTACAATCTCATTCTAAAACTGCACCGCCTCAAAGTTCTGTGATCTTACCAACTAGCGGTAAGTCTGCAACTGCTTCAGGGCCTCAATTATCCGATTTATCCAAAAGTATTAGAATTAAGAATTCGCTATCACCAGCAGAAGTCGGAGCTAGTGATGTAGCTATCACCGGTAGTTTTTCACCTGTGAATGAGTCGATAAAATCCGTGGTTACAAATGAAGGGATTATCGGTAGGGGCGCATCATCACCGTTTACTAATAATCAAAACACTCATAATAACAATGAGATTAGAGATGTAAACAGAAACTTACAAGACTGTcatattgatgaaaatagaTCCAATGGAGTTGGTGAGCAACGAGACTCCAGTGAAAGTGTACAAAAGATGATGCAAAATGCAAGGGAAATTGCAAACAAATATTTACATTCGTGGAGAAAAGGAGACGGGAATTCACAAGGCACAAAATCAGATAACAAGAATTCAGGAACAGATTAA
- the VPS54 gene encoding Vps54p (similar to uniprot|Q12071 Saccharomyces cerevisiae YDR027C VPS54 Component of the GARP (Golgi-associated retrograde protein) complex) produces MSKDVKKDERIGENDDLQQANSVESPLNTSTPKMTNSDSSPKLTRTPSIDGSLNDDLVSVSGNVGKLLPSSRMSMDSFSVRSLDSSAIGGRISSRPFVFDHSNHSGSMEYSPLGNNSIFEIVMNTRRKNWLGYPSVQDIPPVVLTKDIVDPEIQNTVMNYVQSIGPECAVFESSNNLKIINRIEQIKQLEIHDNGNNNFGDESETALQNKENLKELEKVPDFYFSKNFQLDNPRTFQKVLKNVDLQLGELSIESKPQRDHAYSELRDRLNDYLDAVEGLLVGEISKSSHKFFHALGDVDLIQRKAESTVNELDLLVENADILDKEKIQRRIDLLQKTFKRKNVQKLEQGLLQVKQVLLRTEECRKLYEKEQYDICLHMIKSIDLLIKGDGSQDKAVQQWVQGWPFKLADLKSVPALTETREFLTNMKIEIGGKYSLQLCSVLLGDVRNYCKSVSSKATLNRLQNNTREKKFLDIDEGFRGKVANIVHQLRRCEELASALSLYQDKCIAEIKSIIKSYLPQETLPSESSSEDKKIGTPGTQQYPQQQQQQPVNNGSKLSKLIKEQTPMDFQDMLVHIFTHASEALRRFYRHQKLLLDLSLNEIVSANDPNENQQSMITQLDIRNGINETIRILQLRTGKIIAVRRELTCNLRYDHFLELYSICVLFIQECEAVSGEFLTRYLSDVLAAQIKNFIVNQSSKNIRTIQRKIESETWTPFVVDPSVQRDVNDIVSSMELDPIDWIKKSDLVRASEEDEKNDDDKENEKKEAQAGHKKSVVVEDNTFVASDSLLTNIGLIKEVFILAVNLPSAYLANFEKMCYDLLRYFNIFAVAALNDPAKSSLQSNKNYSIMGESLDCLSRFVHIVQRFFQRLSNFNKDYSSLDQSHYNHLLHQYHMSSEKIYMANAPPPPAPV; encoded by the coding sequence ATGTCAAAGGATGTcaaaaaagatgaaagaataGGTGAGaatgatgatttacaaCAAGCCAATTCCGTGGAAAGTCCCCTTAATACCAGTACTCCAAAGATGACAAACTCCGATTCATCTCCAAAGCTCACCCGAACGCCTTCAATAGATGGATCTTTAAACGATGATTTGGTTAGTGTATCAGGTAATGTTGGTAAATTGTtaccttcttcaagaaTGAGCATGGATTCATTTTCAGTTAGAAGTTTAGATTCTTCAGCAATTGGTGGAAGAATAAGCTCAAGGCCGTTTGTATTTGATCATAGTAATCATAGTGGATCTATGGAATATTCGCCACTGGGTAATAattcaatctttgaaattgttatGAACacaagaaggaaaaattggctTGGATATCCATCAGTACAAGATATTCCTCCGGTGGTATTAACCAAGGATATAGTAGATCCCGAAATACAAAATACTGTAATGAATTATGTGCAATCCATAGGACCTGAATGTGctgtttttgaaagttctaataatttgaaaattatCAACAGAATCGAACAGATTAAACAACTGGAAATTCatgataatggtaataataattttggtgatgaatCTGAAACTGCGTTACAAAATAAGGAAAAtctcaaagaattggagaaagTACCAGATTTCTACTTCAgtaaaaatttccaattagATAATCCAAGAACTTTCCAAAAAGTGCTTAAAAATGTAGATTTACAATTGGGAGAATTGAGTATTGAGAGCAAACCACAGAGGGACCATGCATATTCGGAATTGAGAGATAGACTTAATGATTACTTGGACGCCGTCGAAGGTCTTTTAGTAGGGGAAAtatccaaatcttctcaTAAATTTTTCCATGCACTTGGTGATGTTGATCTTATACAACGAAAGGCTGAAAGTACTGtgaatgaattggatcttCTGGTGGAAAATGCGGATATTTTGGATAAGGAAAAGATCCAAAGGAGGattgatcttttacaaaaaacctttaaaaggaaaaatgtacaaaaattggaacaagGCCTTTTACAAGTTAAACAAGTTCTTCTACGCACTGAGGAATGTAGAAAGCTTTATGAGAAGGAACAATATGATATATGTCTGCATATGATTAAATCAATCGATCTTTTGATCAAAGGCGATGGTTCTCAAGACAAAGCGGTTCAACAATGGGTTCAAGGTTGGCCTTTCAAACTGGCCGATTTAAAATCTGTACCTGCTCTTACAGAAACAAGGGAATTTTTGACTAATATGAAGATAGAAATCGGTGGcaaatattctttacaattatGTTCAGTGCTTTTGGGAGACGTCAGAAACTATTGCAAATCTGTAAGCAGTAAGGCTACTTTGAATAGGTTACAGAACAATACCcgtgaaaagaaatttttaGATATCGACGAAGGATTTCGTGGTAAAGTTGCTAATATTGTTCATCAATTAAGAAGGTGTGAAGAACTTGCAAGTGCGCTGAGCCTATATCAGGACAAATGTATCGCAGAAATAAAATCTATTATCAAGAGTTATTTACCACAAGAGACTCTGCCATCAGAATCGTCATCTGAggataaaaaaattggtactCCTGGTACCCAACAGTatccacaacaacaacagcaacagccTGTAAACAATGGATCTAAACTTTCTAAGCTCATAAAAGAACAAACACCCATGGACTTTCAAGACATGTTGGTTCACATCTTTACACATGCTAGTGAAGCTCTCAGAAGATTTTACAGACATCAAAAGCTTCTGCTGGATCTATCCTTGAATGAAATTGTATCGGCCAATGATCCAAATGAAAACCAACAAAGTATGATTACCCAGTTGGATATTCGTAATGGTATTAATGAAACCATACGGATACTGCAATTACGTACTGGTAAGATCATTGCGGTAAGGCGTGAGCTGACTTGCAACTTACGATATGATCATTTCCTAGAGCTTTATTCCATATGTGTTCTTTTCATCCAAGAATGTGAAGCTGTAAGTGGAGAATTCCTCACGAGGTATCTAAGTGACGTCTTAGCCGCTCAAATTAAGAACTTCATAGTCAATCAAAGCTCTAAAAATATTAGGACGATTCAGAGAAAGATCGAATCAGAGACATGGACTCCATTTGTGGTAGATCCATCAGTGCAGAGGGACGTAAATGATATTGTGTCTAGTATGGAATTAGACCCCATTGACTGGATTAAAAAGTCTGATTTAGTTAGGGCaagtgaagaagacgaaAAGAATGATGACGACAAGGAGAACgaaaagaaggaagctCAAGCTGGTCATAAAAAATCTGTTGTGGTCGAAGATAATACATTTGTTGCAAGCGACTCATTATTAACCAACATAGGGCTCATCAAGGAAGTTTTCATCCTTGCAGTGAATTTACCCAGTGCGTACTTGgcaaattttgagaaaatgtGCTACGATTTATTGAGGTATTTCAACATCTTTGCGGTAGCGGCTCTCAATGATCCTGCAAAGAGCTCATTAcaatcaaataaaaattattcCATCATGGGAGAATCTCTGGACTGTCTCTCACGCTTTGTACATATTGTGCAAaggttcttccaaagactgtccaatttcaacaaggACTATTCGTCATTGGACCAGAGTCACTACAACCATCTACTTCATCAGTATCACATGTCCTCAGAGAAAATCTACATGGCCAATGCGCCACCGCCACCGGCGCCTGTATAG